One region of Metallosphaera sedula DSM 5348 genomic DNA includes:
- a CDS encoding enoyl-CoA hydratase/isomerase family protein, with product MMKVLYEERDGISWITFNRPEKLNALDAESWKLLGDHVRRGDSSDSRAIVITGNGRAFSSGDDIGSMTSLNDQREAEDFFNALLYAVDGLIYTNKPVIGAVNGLAYGGGCEILLFMDVVISTRSARFSIPEGRLGLIPPMALSVGYNSIGRSVAWLAITGEEIDAMRAKEIGLVDIVGDDLNLELEKVMARISSMDQGSIKVIKAWLRKSREPIREAIRELSFMSLSTQAKERMKRFLSR from the coding sequence ATCATGAAGGTCCTCTACGAGGAAAGGGATGGAATATCCTGGATAACCTTCAATAGACCTGAGAAACTCAACGCCTTAGATGCAGAGAGTTGGAAACTCCTGGGGGATCACGTGAGGCGTGGGGATTCCTCCGACTCGAGGGCTATCGTCATCACTGGGAATGGGAGAGCCTTCAGCTCTGGGGATGACATTGGGTCCATGACCTCCCTTAACGATCAAAGGGAGGCTGAGGACTTCTTTAACGCGTTACTCTACGCGGTGGATGGGCTAATCTACACCAACAAACCCGTGATAGGAGCAGTTAACGGGTTAGCTTACGGTGGAGGGTGCGAGATACTTCTCTTCATGGATGTCGTAATCTCAACTAGGTCAGCGAGATTCTCAATCCCCGAGGGAAGACTAGGCCTTATCCCTCCGATGGCATTATCCGTTGGATATAACTCGATTGGACGTTCAGTTGCATGGCTAGCCATCACAGGTGAGGAGATAGATGCCATGAGGGCGAAGGAAATAGGCCTTGTTGATATTGTGGGAGATGACCTCAACCTAGAACTGGAAAAGGTAATGGCCAGGATTTCGTCCATGGATCAAGGCTCCATAAAGGTGATCAAGGCCTGGTTGAGAAAGAGTAGGGAACCGATCAGGGAAGCGATTAGGGAACTGTCCTTTATGTCACTATCGACTCAAGCAAAGGAAAGGATGAAACGATTCCTTTCACGATAA